The following coding sequences lie in one Kribbella sp. NBC_00709 genomic window:
- a CDS encoding alpha-amylase family protein: MKPWYQRTLRWAQTNLTEKDPARYDADWWREHWRRTKVQGVIVNAGGIVAYYPSKFELQHRAEFLGDRDLYGEIAALAKEDGLTVLARMDSNRAHQPLYDAHPDWFAIDADGNPYRAGKLYVACVTGPYYKEFLTGILEEIIERTEPDGLTDNSWSGLGRDSICYCPNCRASFGQDLPAKPDWSDPAYRQWIRWSYDQRLAVWDLNNEVTRRAGGPGCLWIGMNGGEVVAQSKRLRDDVEICKRASIFMLDSQWRHEEAGFQANADSGKRLHGLLGWDTLIPESTAMYDAGVPTFRLGSKPEPEARMWAIEGWAGGIQPWWHHIGSVHDDRRQYATAQPLFEWHEANEEYLVDREPVATVGLLWSQRSVDFHGKDEAETVSQLPYRGWVDALVRARIPYLPTTEVDERFQVIVVPNVGVLTDEQIAQLQAYSGRLVVTGESGLYDEWGDRRDDWTLGDLLGVRHAGKRLGDGTVTDWEKYDSHSYLRIEDRSVFDGDTDVLPFGGQLEVVEGGKAALTWIPPFPIYPPEKSWMEEPRSDIPALVLGERTAYLAADLDRQYAKHHHPDHGKVLANLVRHDGIPVRVEGAGVLDCQLYRQGDRHILHLVNLDQGGAWRGRLEEFTPAGPFTVSLRVSGQRARLLVSGDEVAVKEQDGWITVGVDRITDHEVVVLS, translated from the coding sequence GTGAAACCTTGGTATCAAAGAACCCTGAGGTGGGCGCAGACCAACCTCACCGAGAAGGATCCGGCGCGGTACGACGCCGACTGGTGGCGGGAGCACTGGCGTCGTACCAAGGTCCAAGGGGTGATCGTCAACGCCGGCGGGATCGTCGCGTACTACCCGAGCAAGTTCGAGCTGCAGCACCGGGCCGAGTTCCTCGGTGATCGCGATCTGTACGGCGAGATCGCCGCACTCGCCAAAGAGGACGGCCTCACCGTGCTGGCGCGGATGGACTCGAACCGGGCGCACCAGCCGTTGTACGACGCGCATCCGGACTGGTTCGCGATCGATGCCGACGGCAACCCTTATCGGGCTGGGAAGCTGTACGTCGCCTGCGTGACCGGCCCGTACTACAAGGAGTTCCTGACCGGCATCCTCGAGGAGATCATCGAGCGCACTGAGCCGGACGGGCTGACCGACAACAGCTGGTCGGGGCTCGGACGGGATTCGATCTGCTACTGCCCGAACTGCCGGGCCAGCTTCGGCCAGGATCTCCCGGCGAAGCCCGACTGGTCGGATCCGGCGTACCGGCAGTGGATCCGGTGGAGCTACGACCAGCGGCTTGCGGTGTGGGACCTGAACAACGAGGTGACACGGCGCGCGGGCGGTCCGGGCTGCTTGTGGATCGGGATGAACGGGGGCGAGGTCGTTGCGCAGAGCAAGAGGCTGCGCGACGACGTCGAGATCTGCAAGCGGGCGTCGATCTTCATGCTGGACTCGCAGTGGCGGCACGAGGAGGCTGGGTTCCAGGCGAACGCGGACTCCGGCAAGCGCCTGCACGGGCTGCTCGGCTGGGACACGCTGATCCCGGAGAGTACGGCGATGTACGACGCCGGTGTACCGACGTTCCGGCTCGGGAGCAAACCCGAGCCGGAGGCGCGGATGTGGGCGATCGAAGGCTGGGCCGGCGGGATCCAGCCGTGGTGGCACCACATCGGATCGGTGCACGACGATCGGCGGCAGTACGCGACCGCGCAGCCGCTGTTCGAATGGCACGAGGCCAACGAGGAGTACCTCGTCGACCGTGAACCGGTGGCCACAGTCGGACTGCTCTGGAGTCAGCGCAGCGTGGACTTCCACGGCAAGGACGAGGCGGAGACGGTCAGCCAGTTGCCGTACCGCGGGTGGGTGGATGCGCTGGTGAGGGCGCGGATCCCGTACTTGCCCACGACCGAAGTAGATGAGCGTTTCCAGGTGATTGTCGTGCCCAACGTCGGGGTGCTGACCGACGAGCAGATCGCCCAGCTGCAGGCCTACAGCGGCCGTCTTGTCGTCACTGGGGAATCGGGGCTCTACGACGAGTGGGGCGATCGCCGGGACGACTGGACGCTGGGCGACCTGCTCGGGGTCCGGCACGCGGGTAAGCGGCTCGGCGACGGCACGGTCACCGACTGGGAGAAGTACGACAGCCACAGCTACCTGCGGATCGAGGACCGGTCGGTTTTCGACGGCGACACCGATGTGCTGCCGTTCGGTGGACAGCTGGAGGTCGTGGAAGGAGGCAAAGCGGCGCTGACCTGGATCCCGCCGTTCCCGATCTATCCGCCGGAGAAGTCGTGGATGGAGGAGCCGCGCAGCGACATCCCGGCGTTGGTCCTCGGCGAGCGTACGGCGTACCTCGCGGCGGATCTCGATCGCCAGTACGCGAAGCACCACCACCCGGATCACGGCAAGGTGCTCGCGAACCTGGTCCGTCACGACGGCATCCCGGTGCGCGTCGAGGGCGCCGGCGTACTGGACTGTCAGCTCTACCGGCAGGGCGACCGGCACATCCTGCATCTGGTGAACCTCGACCAGGGCGGAGCCTGGCGCGGCCGCCTCGAGGAGTTCACACCCGCCGGTCCGTTCACGGTGTCGCTCAGGGTGAGCGGTCAACGGGCACGGCTTCTCGTCTCGGGTGATGAGGTAGCTGTGAAGGAGCAGGACGGCTGGATTACGGTCGGGGTAGACCGGATCACCGATCACGAAGTCGTAGTACTCAGCTAA
- the aceB gene encoding malate synthase A, with product MSIDVTGPMNERYDEILTERALGLIETLHRAYDGRRKELLERREQRVAEIAAGASLGFLPETKDVRDDPEWRVAPAAPGLIDRRVEITGPTDRKMTINALNSGAKVWLADQEDANTPTWENVVGGQLNLLDAITRKIDFSTDAKSYALKPDEELATIVVRPRGWHLPEKHLQVDGEPVSGSLVDFALYFAACAQLQLVRGQGPYFYLPKMESHLEARLWNDVFVTAQDQLGIPRGTIRATVLIETYPAAFEMEEILYELRDHSAGLNAGRWDYMFSVIKTHRTRGTDFQLPDRNSVTMTVPFMRAYTELLVRTCHKRGAHAIGGMAAFIPSKDPAVNEQAFAKVEADKTREAGDGFDGSWVAHPGMVETCRTVFDSVLGDRPNQVDKLREDVAVTAADLLDVAATPGEVTEAGLRNNVSVAIQYLAAWLEGTGAVGIFNLMEDAATAEISRSQIWQWRQNHVVLDTGDTITTELVERIADEEIAKLGSPERYDAARSLFLDVALADEYIDFLTLPAYERFS from the coding sequence GTGTCCATCGACGTCACCGGCCCGATGAACGAGCGGTACGACGAGATTCTCACCGAGCGTGCGCTCGGACTCATCGAGACGTTGCACCGTGCGTACGACGGGCGGCGGAAAGAGCTGCTGGAGCGCCGCGAGCAGCGGGTCGCGGAGATCGCGGCCGGGGCGTCGCTGGGGTTCCTGCCGGAGACGAAGGACGTCCGGGACGACCCGGAGTGGCGGGTCGCGCCCGCCGCTCCGGGTCTGATCGACCGGCGGGTGGAGATCACCGGCCCGACCGACCGGAAGATGACCATCAACGCGCTGAACTCGGGTGCGAAGGTGTGGCTGGCCGACCAGGAGGATGCGAACACGCCGACCTGGGAGAACGTGGTCGGCGGCCAGCTCAACCTGCTCGACGCGATCACCCGCAAGATCGACTTCAGCACCGACGCCAAGAGCTACGCGCTGAAGCCGGACGAGGAGCTCGCCACCATCGTCGTCCGGCCGCGCGGCTGGCACCTGCCGGAGAAGCACCTCCAGGTCGACGGGGAGCCGGTGAGCGGTTCGCTGGTCGACTTCGCGCTGTACTTCGCGGCCTGTGCGCAGCTGCAGCTCGTTCGCGGCCAGGGACCGTACTTCTACCTGCCGAAGATGGAGTCGCACCTCGAAGCGCGGCTCTGGAACGACGTGTTCGTGACCGCGCAGGACCAGCTCGGGATCCCGCGCGGGACGATCCGGGCGACCGTGCTGATCGAGACGTACCCGGCCGCGTTCGAGATGGAAGAGATCCTGTACGAGCTGCGGGACCACTCCGCCGGGTTGAACGCGGGGCGCTGGGACTACATGTTCAGCGTGATCAAGACGCACCGGACCCGCGGCACGGACTTCCAGCTGCCGGACCGGAACAGCGTGACGATGACAGTGCCGTTCATGCGCGCGTACACCGAGCTGCTGGTGCGGACCTGCCACAAGCGCGGCGCGCACGCGATCGGCGGGATGGCGGCGTTCATCCCGAGCAAGGACCCGGCGGTCAACGAGCAGGCGTTCGCGAAGGTCGAGGCCGACAAGACCCGTGAGGCCGGCGACGGCTTCGACGGTTCGTGGGTCGCGCACCCCGGCATGGTCGAGACCTGCCGGACCGTCTTCGACTCCGTGCTCGGCGACCGTCCCAACCAGGTCGACAAGCTGCGCGAGGACGTCGCCGTCACCGCCGCGGACCTGCTCGACGTCGCAGCGACGCCGGGGGAGGTGACCGAGGCCGGTCTGCGCAACAACGTGAGCGTCGCGATCCAGTACCTGGCGGCCTGGCTCGAGGGCACCGGTGCCGTCGGCATCTTCAACCTGATGGAGGATGCGGCCACCGCCGAAATCTCCCGGTCCCAGATCTGGCAGTGGCGTCAGAACCACGTCGTTCTGGACACCGGCGACACCATCACCACCGAGCTGGTCGAACGCATCGCCGACGAGGAGATCGCCAAGCTGGGCTCGCCTGAGCGGTACGACGCGGCCCGGTCGCTGTTCCTGGACGTGGCGCTCGCCGACGAGTACATCGACTTCCTGACGCTACCGGCGTACGAACGCTTCAGCTGA